A stretch of the Teretinema zuelzerae genome encodes the following:
- a CDS encoding methyl-accepting chemotaxis protein, translated as MRDAHMSGFRTRLAVKIAVRIAAAVIAMYTTTALYINYYTEKNSSAAAELYMRALASGKAANFAAEMNLVISTARDLSSTLANLETIAPEDRRAYAESYALVKLKSNPRFYAVWTLWEPGLFDGLDAKYAGQSGQDPSGRFNLRWTMDPSNSVDTNSNLAQFKDTGADKVVDLEIIPTREILTGYDSGYSGGYYQTAKKTGLEQILEPFVGTIGGEPAVMTSFVVPIKNRYGRVLGAAGVDIPVSKFISVFSNEILYKTGYLRLLSATGTVVYDPDPEKVGKVAREFEAEYSSSLIEAFNMGDTVSGPYPASDDAQPFMKTFVPLRMGTAQEPWIIAASIPRSEVLDGSRSLTRRLVVAFIIGAALLVALVSYLSSAFVAPIKRTAAALEDISSGEADLTQRLPVAGEDEIGKLSRDFNTFISMLQEIIASIRTSGMRLGELGGELSANMEETSAAVFQINANIESVKQQVLSQAAGVNETSATVQEITKNIDALSSGLDAQTESITDSSASVEQMIANVESVRRNLEKNNERFFELKDVSETGYSRISDVIGLVKAIEGQSASLAEANTIVTSIAARTNLLAMNAAIEAAHAGEAGAGFAVVADEIRVLAENAAAQSKTISRELKSLKVSIDKVVVSSEDAGKAFNGVRESVSTVSEQQRHIHASMEEQSQGNSRVLESLSRMRDESGIVNDRASQILEGSRAILQEMNQLVEITQRIRESMDEMSLGTGEINKAIAQVVTLASENRSAIQSVTGEIGRFKTS; from the coding sequence ATGAGAGATGCCCATATGAGTGGATTCAGGACGCGGCTCGCGGTTAAGATCGCGGTGCGCATAGCGGCCGCGGTTATTGCTATGTATACGACTACGGCTCTGTATATCAATTACTACACGGAAAAGAACAGTTCCGCCGCGGCGGAGCTCTATATGCGGGCGCTTGCCTCGGGAAAGGCCGCAAACTTCGCGGCTGAGATGAATCTGGTTATTTCGACGGCGCGCGATCTTTCATCGACTCTTGCGAATCTTGAAACCATCGCTCCGGAGGACAGGAGAGCGTACGCGGAAAGCTATGCCCTCGTTAAGCTCAAGTCCAATCCCCGTTTTTACGCTGTCTGGACTCTCTGGGAGCCGGGCCTTTTCGACGGCCTCGACGCGAAGTACGCGGGACAGAGCGGACAGGACCCCAGCGGGCGCTTCAATCTCCGCTGGACGATGGATCCCTCGAATTCTGTCGACACGAACAGCAATCTCGCCCAGTTCAAGGACACCGGCGCCGACAAGGTCGTGGATCTCGAGATTATTCCGACCAGGGAAATTCTGACCGGCTACGATTCCGGGTATTCAGGCGGGTATTACCAGACCGCGAAGAAAACCGGGCTTGAACAGATACTTGAACCCTTCGTCGGAACAATCGGCGGAGAGCCGGCCGTGATGACGTCCTTCGTCGTACCGATAAAGAACCGCTACGGCAGGGTTCTCGGCGCCGCCGGGGTTGATATTCCGGTGTCCAAGTTCATCAGCGTTTTTTCCAATGAAATTCTGTATAAAACCGGCTATTTGCGTCTTCTCTCCGCGACGGGAACCGTTGTGTACGATCCCGATCCTGAGAAGGTGGGGAAGGTAGCCCGGGAATTCGAGGCCGAGTATTCTTCGAGCTTGATCGAAGCGTTCAATATGGGCGATACCGTTAGCGGACCGTATCCCGCCTCCGACGACGCGCAACCCTTCATGAAAACCTTCGTTCCCCTGCGCATGGGTACGGCCCAGGAACCCTGGATAATCGCCGCCTCCATTCCCCGTTCTGAAGTTCTTGATGGCTCCCGGTCCCTCACCCGGCGGCTCGTGGTCGCTTTTATCATCGGCGCTGCGCTGTTGGTCGCCCTCGTGAGCTATCTTTCGAGCGCCTTTGTCGCGCCGATCAAGCGAACCGCCGCGGCTCTCGAGGATATTTCCAGCGGCGAGGCCGATCTTACCCAGCGGCTTCCGGTCGCGGGCGAGGACGAAATAGGCAAGCTCTCCAGGGATTTTAATACCTTTATATCGATGCTTCAGGAGATAATAGCCTCGATACGGACGTCCGGCATGCGGCTGGGAGAGCTGGGAGGAGAGCTTTCGGCGAACATGGAAGAAACGTCCGCGGCGGTTTTTCAGATCAACGCGAATATCGAGAGCGTGAAACAACAGGTACTGAGCCAGGCCGCAGGTGTGAACGAAACCTCCGCGACGGTTCAGGAAATCACGAAAAATATCGACGCTCTTTCGAGCGGCCTCGACGCGCAGACAGAAAGCATCACCGACAGTTCCGCGAGCGTCGAGCAGATGATCGCGAACGTCGAGTCGGTTCGGCGGAATCTGGAAAAAAACAACGAGCGCTTCTTTGAGCTCAAGGATGTTTCTGAGACAGGGTATTCCCGCATTTCGGATGTAATCGGTTTGGTTAAGGCGATAGAAGGCCAGTCGGCGAGCCTCGCCGAGGCGAATACGATCGTTACTTCGATCGCAGCGCGAACGAATCTTTTGGCGATGAACGCCGCCATCGAAGCGGCTCACGCGGGGGAGGCCGGCGCCGGCTTCGCGGTCGTGGCGGACGAAATCCGGGTTCTCGCGGAGAACGCGGCCGCGCAGTCAAAGACGATTTCCCGCGAATTGAAGAGCCTCAAGGTTTCCATAGACAAGGTGGTCGTATCCTCCGAGGACGCGGGAAAGGCCTTCAACGGCGTGCGCGAATCGGTGTCCACGGTTTCCGAACAGCAGAGGCATATCCACGCATCGATGGAAGAGCAAAGCCAGGGCAATTCGCGCGTGCTTGAGAGCCTCAGCCGCATGCGGGACGAAAGCGGCATTGTAAACGACCGGGCGAGCCAGATACTCGAAGGAAGCCGCGCTATTCTGCAGGAAATGAACCAGCTGGTCGAAATTACTCAGCGCATCCGCGAAAGCATGGACGAGATGAGCCTCGGCACCGGCGAGATCAACAAGGCGATCGCCCAGGTGGTAACGCTCGCGTCAGAAAACCGTTCGGCAATACAGTCCGTAACGGGCGAAATCGGCAGATTCAAGACGAGCTGA
- a CDS encoding DNA-3-methyladenine glycosylase I encodes METRCAWVPPNNEAYVLYHDRDWGVPVHDDRLLFEMLILEGAQAGLSWDTILKKRDNYRRAFFDFDIERCSKIDASDEEALLANPGIVRNRLKIGSVKTNALAVLKIREEFGSFDAYLWRFADCAPLQPAYRTIQEIPTTSELSDAISADLKKRGMKFVGSTIMQAYAQAVGLINAHTTDCFRYRPLSSP; translated from the coding sequence ATGGAAACGCGATGCGCCTGGGTTCCCCCGAACAATGAAGCCTACGTGCTGTACCACGACAGGGACTGGGGAGTGCCCGTACACGACGACCGGCTGCTCTTCGAGATGCTGATTCTCGAGGGCGCGCAGGCCGGGCTTTCCTGGGATACGATTTTGAAAAAGCGGGATAATTACCGCCGCGCGTTTTTTGATTTCGACATTGAACGGTGCTCGAAGATCGACGCTTCCGACGAGGAGGCGCTTCTTGCGAATCCGGGGATAGTGAGAAACCGGCTCAAAATCGGTTCGGTGAAAACCAACGCGCTCGCGGTGCTGAAGATCCGCGAAGAGTTCGGCTCCTTCGACGCGTATCTCTGGCGCTTTGCGGATTGCGCGCCGCTTCAGCCCGCCTATCGGACTATCCAGGAGATACCGACGACCTCCGAACTTTCCGACGCGATATCCGCGGACTTGAAAAAACGCGGCATGAAGTTCGTCGGGTCGACGATCATGCAGGCCTACGCCCAGGCCGTCGGCCTGATAAACGCGCACACGACAGACTGTTTCCGGTACCGCCCTCTTTCTTCCCCGTGA
- a CDS encoding GNAT family N-acetyltransferase, with translation MRPGGERKLMRRLLRVLRAFLFCPGVAAVVFRTATPEDSGEVLAWVRRLAKYERLGALCVSTEADLFSALHPNGVVHAAFADDLENADASGDGATMGFVLWYFGYSTFAGRRKLFVEDLFVHHAHRSKGVGRFLLGTLAKIAAEEDCASVEWAVLDENIPAQAFYRSLGGSPVRDWSLWSADPASVMSLALNAGPWSN, from the coding sequence ATGCGGCCGGGCGGCGAGCGCAAGCTCATGCGCCGCCTGCTCCGCGTCCTGCGGGCCTTCCTGTTCTGCCCGGGCGTAGCGGCAGTGGTATTCAGAACGGCGACGCCGGAAGACTCTGGCGAGGTTCTCGCGTGGGTGCGCCGCCTCGCGAAATACGAAAGGCTCGGCGCTCTCTGCGTTTCAACCGAGGCGGATCTTTTTTCCGCCCTGCATCCGAACGGCGTCGTCCATGCGGCCTTTGCAGACGACTTGGAAAACGCGGACGCATCCGGCGACGGAGCAACGATGGGCTTTGTTCTCTGGTATTTCGGGTATTCGACGTTCGCGGGGAGGCGAAAGCTTTTCGTGGAGGATCTTTTTGTCCATCATGCGCATCGGTCGAAGGGCGTCGGCCGTTTTCTCCTGGGGACGCTCGCGAAAATCGCCGCTGAAGAAGATTGCGCAAGCGTTGAGTGGGCGGTGTTAGACGAGAACATTCCGGCTCAAGCTTTTTATCGTTCTCTCGGCGGCTCTCCCGTCCGTGATTGGAGCCTCTGGTCTGCCGACCCCGCTTCCGTCATGAGCCTTGCGCTGAACGCAGGGCCCTGGTCGAATTAG
- a CDS encoding ammonium transporter, translated as MDAVGGLSQVETLIMGLDTLWVLLSAFLVFFMNLGFAMVETGLCRSKNAVNILSKNFIVFAIASLSFWFIGWGLMFGDGNAFVGLTNLFFANGGVDEGFGAISWARVPFWAKFFFQLVFAGTAATIVSGAVAERIKFTSFIVFAFILVAVMYPVTGHWIWGGGWLQNLGFFDFAGSTVVHSVGGWAALAGVMVLGPRHGKYRADGSTVPILGHNMSMVTLGGLVLWFGWFGFNPGSTMAVGDGSAIAHIAVTTNTSAAVAILSSTIASWFLLGRPDLSMIINGALAGLVGITAGCAFVDVGGAAMIGLVSGVLVVFSVLFFDKRKLDDPVGALSVHLMNGMWGTLAVGLFAIDGITGTATGNGLLNGGGFGLLAKQSIGVVSVAGFSFAVALAVWLVLKYTVGIRVTREEELTGLDRSEHASEAYAGFQIID; from the coding sequence ATGGACGCAGTCGGCGGCTTGTCGCAAGTCGAAACCCTGATCATGGGACTGGATACTCTGTGGGTGCTGTTGTCGGCATTCCTCGTTTTCTTTATGAATCTCGGCTTCGCCATGGTCGAGACCGGCCTGTGCCGCAGCAAAAACGCGGTCAACATTCTTTCCAAAAACTTTATCGTGTTCGCGATCGCCTCCCTCTCCTTCTGGTTCATCGGGTGGGGATTGATGTTCGGCGACGGCAACGCCTTCGTCGGTTTGACGAATCTGTTCTTCGCCAACGGCGGCGTGGACGAGGGTTTCGGCGCGATTTCGTGGGCCCGGGTTCCCTTTTGGGCGAAATTCTTTTTCCAGCTCGTGTTCGCGGGAACCGCGGCGACCATCGTGTCCGGGGCCGTCGCCGAACGGATCAAATTCACTTCCTTCATCGTGTTCGCGTTTATTCTGGTCGCGGTCATGTACCCGGTGACCGGGCATTGGATATGGGGCGGCGGATGGCTGCAGAACCTCGGCTTTTTCGATTTCGCCGGTTCGACGGTAGTGCATTCGGTCGGCGGTTGGGCGGCGCTCGCGGGCGTAATGGTTCTCGGACCCCGCCACGGCAAGTACCGGGCCGACGGTTCGACGGTTCCGATACTCGGACACAATATGTCTATGGTGACGCTCGGCGGTCTTGTGCTGTGGTTCGGCTGGTTCGGCTTCAACCCCGGATCGACTATGGCTGTGGGCGACGGTTCCGCCATCGCGCACATCGCGGTGACGACCAACACTTCCGCTGCTGTCGCGATTCTTTCCTCCACGATCGCTTCCTGGTTCCTGCTGGGACGCCCCGACCTTTCGATGATCATCAACGGAGCTCTCGCCGGCCTCGTGGGAATCACGGCCGGCTGCGCCTTCGTCGATGTCGGCGGAGCGGCGATGATCGGCCTCGTTTCCGGCGTGCTCGTCGTGTTCAGCGTTCTCTTTTTCGATAAGCGCAAGCTCGACGATCCGGTCGGAGCGCTTTCCGTGCATTTGATGAACGGCATGTGGGGCACCCTTGCAGTCGGTCTGTTTGCGATTGACGGGATTACCGGAACCGCCACGGGGAACGGCCTCTTGAACGGAGGCGGATTCGGCTTGCTGGCGAAACAGTCGATCGGCGTCGTTTCAGTCGCCGGTTTCTCTTTCGCGGTCGCGTTGGCCGTGTGGCTCGTCCTGAAATACACCGTCGGCATCCGCGTTACGCGCGAAGAAGAGTTGACCGGACTCGACCGTTCGGAACACGCATCCGAAGCCTATGCCGGCTTCCAGATTATCGATTGA
- a CDS encoding P-II family nitrogen regulator: MKLIVALIQPQKLDDVKKALVEAKVTKMTVTPAQGCGKQAGFTEEYRGAITEINLLKKIRLDIAVNDEFVDVTVDAIIKGARSGRIGDGKIWVMPLEQCIRIRTGERGSEAIG; encoded by the coding sequence ATGAAACTGATAGTTGCCCTTATCCAGCCGCAGAAGCTGGACGATGTGAAGAAGGCGCTCGTGGAAGCGAAAGTCACCAAGATGACCGTTACTCCGGCCCAGGGCTGCGGCAAGCAGGCGGGGTTCACCGAAGAGTACCGCGGAGCCATAACCGAGATAAACTTGCTTAAGAAGATCAGGCTTGATATCGCCGTGAACGACGAGTTCGTCGACGTGACCGTGGACGCCATAATCAAGGGCGCCCGCAGCGGCCGCATCGGAGACGGCAAGATCTGGGTGATGCCCCTTGAGCAATGCATACGCATCCGCACCGGCGAACGCGGCAGCGAAGCGATCGGCTAA
- a CDS encoding sigma-54 interaction domain-containing protein, whose translation MTGLQCMSRLEHCSCELSLLYEISAILSQSLDIETVLNSVMETMGRHVGIQRGIITILNRSRGDITIGEAWGYGMGEIEKGHYQPGEGIIGRVIETGNPVAIPRIADEPDFLDRTGARRNQDTRSISFVCVPIKAGTEAIGAIGIDIPYNPDNTLDGIMKLMMIIAASISQAVRLRQAREEEMVKLREENERLQAALQTQYRPSSVIGNSKIMRLLYQQIDQVSSTGATVLLLGESGVGKERIAHAIHYNSPRAEAPFIKLNCAAIPESLIESELFGHEKGAFTNAVNARKGRFELADGGTIFLDEIGEMPMAVQATFLRVLQEREFERVGGCRTIRVNVRIIAATNRNLEKLIAEGRFREDLFYRINVFPLVIPPLRERKTDILLLANHFIERFSKEHGKKIRSISAPATHLLMSYDWPGNVRELENCIERAVILSTDGNLHSYHLPAGLQKTRRDPNTRTGGLQETMESVEREILREELKRTGGNVSRAAANLGITERMMGLRVVKYGLKDKGAEDVDD comes from the coding sequence ATGACCGGTTTGCAGTGTATGTCCCGCCTTGAGCATTGTTCGTGCGAACTCAGCCTCCTCTATGAAATCAGCGCAATCCTTTCCCAGTCCCTGGATATAGAAACCGTTCTCAATTCGGTAATGGAGACGATGGGCCGGCATGTCGGCATCCAGCGGGGCATCATCACCATTTTGAACCGGAGCCGCGGAGACATCACGATCGGAGAAGCCTGGGGCTACGGCATGGGAGAGATCGAGAAAGGCCATTATCAGCCGGGGGAAGGAATCATCGGGCGGGTCATCGAGACGGGGAACCCGGTGGCCATTCCGCGGATAGCGGACGAGCCGGACTTTCTGGACAGGACGGGCGCGCGGAGAAATCAGGATACCAGAAGCATTTCCTTCGTGTGCGTGCCGATCAAGGCCGGAACCGAGGCAATCGGAGCCATCGGCATAGACATTCCCTATAATCCGGACAATACCCTCGACGGAATCATGAAGCTCATGATGATCATCGCGGCGTCGATTAGCCAGGCCGTCAGGCTCAGGCAGGCGCGCGAGGAGGAGATGGTCAAGCTGCGCGAAGAGAACGAGCGGCTTCAGGCGGCGCTCCAGACGCAGTACAGGCCTTCCAGCGTGATCGGGAATTCAAAGATTATGCGCCTCTTGTATCAACAGATCGACCAGGTCAGTTCGACCGGGGCGACCGTTTTGCTCCTGGGAGAAAGCGGGGTAGGGAAGGAGCGCATTGCCCACGCGATTCATTATAATTCTCCCCGTGCGGAGGCCCCTTTTATAAAGCTCAATTGCGCGGCGATTCCCGAAAGCTTGATCGAGAGCGAGCTTTTCGGCCATGAAAAAGGAGCATTTACGAACGCAGTGAACGCGCGCAAAGGCCGGTTCGAACTTGCGGACGGGGGCACTATTTTTCTGGACGAGATCGGCGAGATGCCGATGGCCGTACAGGCGACCTTTCTGCGCGTCCTGCAGGAGCGCGAATTCGAACGCGTCGGCGGATGCCGCACCATTCGGGTGAATGTTCGGATCATCGCCGCTACCAACCGGAACCTTGAGAAGCTTATCGCCGAAGGACGCTTCCGCGAAGATCTCTTCTATAGAATAAACGTGTTTCCGCTGGTTATTCCGCCGTTGCGCGAACGGAAGACGGATATCTTGCTGCTCGCGAATCATTTTATCGAACGGTTCTCCAAAGAGCATGGAAAGAAGATACGTTCCATTTCCGCTCCGGCCACGCATCTGTTGATGTCGTACGATTGGCCGGGCAATGTGCGCGAGCTGGAGAACTGCATCGAGCGCGCCGTCATCCTATCCACCGACGGAAATCTTCACAGCTACCATCTGCCGGCCGGATTGCAAAAGACTCGCCGCGATCCGAATACCCGAACCGGCGGACTTCAGGAAACGATGGAATCGGTCGAGCGGGAAATACTTCGCGAGGAATTGAAGCGAACGGGCGGAAACGTGTCTCGCGCGGCGGCTAATCTGGGAATCACCGAGCGCATGATGGGATTGCGCGTCGTCAAATACGGATTGAAAGACAAGGGGGCGGAAGATGTCGATGATTGA
- the modA gene encoding molybdate ABC transporter substrate-binding protein, with translation MKKRIAALALFSALSCSIPLFAGGKTETSLTVAAGAGLTDALNACAALYADVEPSVRITPVFGASGSLQAQISQGAPIDVFISASPRFMDALEKQGLLSPGTRRNLLANSIVLVVPKDSKGIDSFEDVPALNHAFIALGEPSSVPVGQYAEEVLRFYGILEDAKKKAVYGKDVRQVLSYVENGDAAAGIVYLTDALSSVKVRVAAAAPPVSHAPVLFPAAAMQGGPREKEARAFLDWLSSPEAQAVFASFGFKEP, from the coding sequence GTGAAAAAAAGGATAGCCGCCTTAGCATTGTTTTCAGCCTTGTCGTGTAGTATTCCACTTTTTGCTGGAGGCAAGACCGAAACGTCCTTGACGGTCGCGGCAGGAGCAGGCCTTACGGACGCCTTGAACGCGTGCGCGGCTCTCTATGCCGATGTCGAGCCTTCAGTACGGATTACGCCTGTGTTCGGCGCTTCCGGCTCTCTTCAGGCGCAGATTTCCCAGGGAGCGCCTATCGATGTGTTTATTTCGGCTTCTCCCCGGTTTATGGACGCGCTCGAAAAACAGGGTCTCCTGTCGCCGGGAACCAGGAGGAATCTCCTCGCGAACTCCATCGTGCTCGTCGTCCCGAAGGATTCAAAAGGCATCGATTCTTTCGAAGATGTGCCGGCCCTTAACCATGCGTTCATCGCGCTCGGGGAGCCTTCGAGCGTGCCGGTCGGCCAGTACGCGGAAGAAGTTCTGCGGTTTTACGGTATTTTGGAGGACGCGAAAAAAAAGGCCGTCTACGGCAAGGATGTGCGTCAGGTTTTGTCCTATGTCGAAAACGGGGATGCGGCAGCCGGCATCGTGTATTTGACGGATGCTCTCTCAAGCGTCAAGGTACGGGTGGCCGCCGCCGCTCCTCCCGTTTCGCATGCTCCTGTTCTGTTTCCTGCGGCCGCCATGCAGGGAGGACCCCGCGAGAAGGAAGCGAGAGCCTTCCTTGATTGGTTATCGTCGCCGGAGGCGCAAGCGGTCTTCGCCTCGTTCGGATTCAAGGAGCCCTGA
- a CDS encoding LeuA family protein — MNGRRIAVLDTTLRDGAQAAGAGFTLAEKLALVQALSLLRVDIIEAGFPAASRREFEACSQAVSHLDSRSGAKPAVAVMCRSLPEDIVRCGRALGGAENGIIHLSLPVSDLHMQAKFKASRRDMLKKAEDAIAFALGHANAIEMGAEDATRADPEFLADYCSCAIRAGAGIVNIADTVGISTPRKMQKLIARLLERVPGFARGEAVLSVHCHNDLGLATANTLSAIEAGCGQIETSLRGIGERAGNAALEEIAAVICANASAFPIETNLNLSMLAEASALAGKISGLGIPPFRAVWGSTASAHASGIHQSGIQKDANTYRAFQSELLGFSGSRTAISQYSGKAGLAAFLKEYAAIDLSQDPDGSSDAATQILRRIKKEGAECGLAEILGELRHAGLYDLPVLAAEVAEDARTCAQKPIPALKQTIDAMRRDIENSGADLPELSDYSIIQGPLKARVFLEFRHPCRPEETLAFERTGEDAMDTVRRCFLDAANSTRALRSAQGS, encoded by the coding sequence ATGAACGGCCGCCGGATCGCCGTTCTTGACACCACGCTCAGGGACGGCGCCCAGGCTGCGGGAGCGGGTTTTACCCTCGCGGAAAAACTCGCCCTCGTGCAGGCTCTCTCCCTCCTCCGCGTAGACATCATCGAAGCAGGCTTTCCCGCCGCATCCCGCCGCGAATTTGAGGCGTGCTCGCAAGCCGTTTCGCATCTGGACAGCCGGTCCGGCGCGAAACCTGCCGTAGCGGTCATGTGCCGCTCGCTTCCGGAGGACATCGTCCGGTGCGGCAGGGCCCTCGGCGGAGCCGAAAACGGAATCATCCACCTCTCGCTTCCGGTCAGCGATCTGCATATGCAGGCCAAGTTCAAAGCCTCCCGGCGGGACATGCTGAAAAAGGCGGAGGACGCGATAGCTTTCGCGCTCGGCCATGCGAACGCGATAGAAATGGGAGCCGAGGACGCGACGAGGGCAGACCCCGAATTTCTCGCCGACTACTGCAGCTGCGCGATACGGGCAGGAGCGGGAATCGTAAACATCGCAGATACGGTCGGAATATCTACGCCCCGAAAAATGCAAAAGCTGATCGCTCGTCTGCTCGAACGGGTTCCGGGGTTCGCACGAGGGGAAGCTGTTCTTTCCGTACACTGCCATAACGATCTGGGACTCGCGACGGCCAATACTCTTTCGGCGATAGAGGCGGGATGCGGGCAAATCGAAACGAGCCTGCGGGGAATCGGAGAGCGGGCGGGCAACGCCGCTTTGGAGGAAATCGCCGCCGTCATCTGCGCGAACGCCTCCGCCTTTCCCATCGAGACGAACCTGAATCTCTCGATGCTCGCGGAGGCCAGCGCCCTGGCGGGAAAAATCTCGGGCCTCGGCATACCGCCGTTCAGGGCTGTCTGGGGATCGACCGCTTCAGCCCACGCTTCGGGAATACATCAAAGCGGAATCCAAAAAGACGCTAACACCTACCGGGCCTTCCAAAGCGAGCTGCTCGGATTTTCCGGCAGCCGCACGGCAATCTCTCAGTACTCCGGAAAAGCGGGACTCGCCGCGTTTCTAAAAGAATATGCCGCGATCGATCTTTCTCAAGATCCCGACGGCTCTTCTGACGCGGCGACTCAGATTCTCCGCCGGATAAAAAAAGAAGGGGCCGAATGCGGACTCGCCGAAATCCTCGGCGAACTGCGGCATGCCGGCCTCTACGATCTGCCGGTTCTTGCCGCGGAAGTCGCGGAAGACGCCCGTACCTGCGCACAGAAACCGATTCCCGCTCTGAAACAAACAATCGATGCTATGCGGCGCGATATCGAAAACTCGGGAGCGGATCTGCCGGAGCTCTCTGATTATTCGATCATCCAGGGGCCGCTCAAGGCGAGGGTATTTCTTGAATTCAGGCATCCCTGCCGGCCGGAAGAAACGCTCGCCTTCGAGAGAACGGGCGAGGACGCCATGGACACTGTTCGACGCTGTTTCCTCGACGCGGCTAATTCGACCAGGGCCCTGCGTTCAGCGCAAGGCTCATGA